In the Kitasatospora terrestris genome, one interval contains:
- a CDS encoding NtaA/DmoA family FMN-dependent monooxygenase (This protein belongs to a clade of FMN-dependent monooxygenases, within a broader family of flavin-dependent oxidoreductases, the luciferase-like monooxygenase (LMM) family, some of whose members use coenzyme F420 rather than FMN.) encodes MSKPVKQIHLAAHFPGVNNTTVWSDPQAGSQIDFSSFVHLARTAERAKFDFLFLAEGLRLREQNGEIYDLDVVGRPDTFTVLAALAAVTERLGLAGTVNSTFNEPYEVARQFASLDHLSDGRAAWNVVTSWDEFTGENFRRGGFLAQEDRYERARQFLSAARGLFDSWRGDEILADRESGAFLREPGPGRFDHHDGQFDISGHFNVPRSPQGRPVIFQAGDSDAGREFAASAADAIFSRHGTPEAGRAFYTDVKDRLARYGRTRDELKILPGVTFVLGDTEADAHEKAHLIRRQQVSGQTAIRLLEQLWNRDLSAYDPDGPLPEVDPLLGEHTVARGRASVRHHRDPLATAAEWRALAEAKKLSIRELIIEVTGRQSFIGTPARVAEQLNESVQTDAADGFILVPHLTPGGLDEFADTVVPLLQERGVHRTEYEGTTLRDHLGLAAPRPVPSPS; translated from the coding sequence ATGAGCAAGCCCGTCAAGCAGATCCACCTCGCCGCCCACTTCCCCGGCGTGAACAACACCACGGTCTGGAGCGACCCGCAGGCCGGCAGCCAGATCGACTTCAGCTCCTTCGTCCACCTCGCCCGGACCGCCGAGCGCGCCAAGTTCGACTTCCTCTTCCTCGCCGAGGGCCTGCGGCTGCGCGAGCAGAACGGCGAGATCTACGACCTGGACGTGGTGGGGCGACCCGACACCTTCACCGTCCTCGCCGCGCTCGCCGCCGTCACCGAGCGGCTCGGCCTCGCCGGGACCGTCAACTCCACCTTCAACGAACCCTACGAGGTGGCACGGCAGTTCGCCTCGCTCGACCACCTCTCCGACGGCCGCGCGGCCTGGAACGTGGTCACCTCCTGGGACGAGTTCACCGGTGAGAACTTCCGCCGCGGCGGCTTCCTCGCGCAGGAGGACCGCTACGAGCGCGCCCGGCAGTTCCTCAGCGCCGCGCGGGGGCTCTTCGACTCCTGGCGCGGCGACGAGATCCTCGCCGACCGGGAGAGCGGGGCCTTCCTGCGCGAGCCCGGTCCCGGCCGGTTCGACCACCACGACGGCCAGTTCGACATCTCCGGGCACTTCAACGTCCCGCGCAGCCCGCAGGGCCGGCCGGTGATCTTCCAGGCCGGCGACTCCGACGCGGGACGCGAGTTCGCCGCCTCCGCCGCCGACGCCATCTTCAGCCGGCACGGCACCCCGGAGGCCGGCCGGGCCTTCTACACCGACGTCAAGGACCGCCTGGCCCGCTACGGCCGCACCCGCGACGAGCTGAAGATCCTGCCCGGCGTCACCTTCGTGCTCGGCGACACCGAGGCCGACGCGCACGAGAAAGCCCACCTGATCCGCCGCCAGCAGGTCAGCGGACAGACCGCGATCCGGCTCCTCGAACAGCTGTGGAACCGCGACCTCAGCGCGTACGACCCCGACGGTCCGCTGCCCGAGGTGGACCCGCTCCTCGGCGAACACACCGTCGCCCGCGGCCGCGCCTCCGTCCGCCACCACCGGGACCCGCTCGCCACCGCCGCCGAATGGCGCGCCCTCGCCGAGGCCAAGAAGCTCTCGATCCGCGAACTGATCATCGAAGTGACGGGCCGCCAGTCCTTCATCGGCACCCCGGCACGGGTCGCCGAACAGCTCAACGAGTCCGTCCAGACCGACGCCGCCGACGGCTTCATCCTCGTCCCGCACCTGACCCCGGGCGGACTGGACGAGTTCGCCGACACCGTCGTCCCGCTGCTCCAGGAACGCGGCGTCCACCGCACCGAGTACGAGGGCACCACCCTGCGCGACCACCTCGGCCTCGCCGCGCCCCGCCCGGTCCCGTCCCCCAGCTAG
- a CDS encoding LLM class flavin-dependent oxidoreductase has translation MPENPAPLHLAVALDGAGWHPAAWREPDARPGELFTARYWADLVAEAERGLLDLVTLEDSLSLQSTHPFAPDERTDQVRGRLDAVLVAARIAPLTRHIGLVPTAIVTHTEPFHLSKAVATLDFVSSGRAGLRVKVSGRVDEAAHIGRRAAPELSFEDLDTPAGLEILRDLFGEAEDYVEVVRRLWDSWEDDAEIRDTATGRFVDREKLHYIDFEGRRFSVRGPSITPRPPQGQPLVTALAHRGEPYRLVGRSADLGFVTPYDAADARTVVAEIRRAQADAGRAEQTVHVFGDLVVLLDETPGAAADRLARLDRQAGAALTSDARIFTGTAAELADLLQEWQHAGLTGFRLRPAVLPHDLEQITRHLVPELQRRGAFRTAYGATTLRGHLGLPRPANRYATHATDAADATDATRATDATRTVHA, from the coding sequence ATGCCCGAAAACCCCGCCCCGCTGCACCTCGCCGTCGCCCTGGACGGTGCCGGCTGGCATCCCGCCGCCTGGCGCGAGCCCGACGCCCGACCAGGCGAGCTGTTCACCGCCCGCTACTGGGCCGACCTCGTCGCCGAGGCCGAGCGCGGCCTGCTGGACCTGGTCACCCTGGAGGACTCGCTCAGCCTCCAGTCCACCCACCCCTTCGCCCCGGACGAGCGGACCGACCAGGTGCGCGGCCGCCTCGACGCCGTCCTCGTCGCCGCCCGGATCGCGCCGCTGACCCGGCACATCGGACTGGTCCCGACGGCGATCGTCACCCACACCGAGCCGTTCCACCTCTCCAAGGCGGTCGCCACCCTCGACTTCGTCAGCTCCGGCCGGGCCGGCCTGCGGGTGAAGGTGTCCGGCCGGGTCGACGAGGCCGCGCACATCGGCCGCCGGGCTGCGCCCGAGCTGAGCTTCGAGGACCTCGACACGCCCGCCGGACTGGAGATCCTGCGCGACCTCTTCGGCGAGGCGGAGGACTACGTCGAGGTCGTCCGCCGGCTGTGGGACAGCTGGGAGGACGACGCGGAGATCCGCGACACCGCCACCGGCCGCTTCGTCGACCGGGAGAAGCTGCACTACATCGACTTCGAGGGCCGCCGTTTCAGCGTGCGCGGGCCGTCCATCACCCCGCGCCCGCCGCAGGGCCAACCCCTCGTCACCGCCCTCGCGCACCGCGGCGAGCCCTACCGGCTGGTCGGCCGCTCGGCCGACCTCGGCTTCGTCACCCCGTACGACGCCGCCGACGCCCGCACCGTCGTCGCCGAGATCCGCCGGGCCCAGGCCGACGCCGGCCGCGCGGAGCAGACCGTCCACGTCTTCGGCGACCTGGTGGTCCTCCTCGACGAGACCCCCGGCGCCGCCGCCGACCGCCTTGCCCGCCTCGACCGGCAGGCCGGCGCCGCCCTCACCAGCGACGCCCGCATCTTCACCGGCACGGCCGCCGAACTCGCCGACCTGCTCCAGGAGTGGCAGCACGCCGGACTCACCGGCTTCCGGCTGCGCCCCGCCGTCCTGCCCCACGACCTGGAGCAGATCACCCGCCACCTGGTGCCCGAACTCCAGCGCCGCGGCGCCTTCCGCACCGCCTACGGGGCGACCACCCTGCGCGGACACCTCGGCCTGCCGCGCCCCGCCAACCGCTACGCCACCCACGCGACCGACGCCGCCGACGCGACCGACGCCACCCGCGCGACCGACGCCACCCGCACCGTCCACGCCTGA
- a CDS encoding amino acid ABC transporter permease → MTDSLAPAVPSGTASPPDLTARQADAGPAQRVVPLRHPGRWIVSAVALVVVAQIVHGLATNPFYQWDRFRYWFARPVITDGLAVTLEVTAYSAVLGLVGGVVLALARLSRSPVLRAVSWVYVWLFRSVPLIVVLLFLYNFSALYRTLSLGVPFGPAFFRFDESRLATDLVIAVVGLSLNEAAYAAEVVRAGILSVDQGQHEAAAALGLPRRYQFARIVFPQALRAIVPSYVNQLIGLVKATSLVFYVSLLDLFGSVQSMGATYPGDIVPLLLVATAWYVVLTSVVSVVQFYVERHYSRGALRALPPTPWQRLRAALPALIARARRETAS, encoded by the coding sequence ATGACCGACTCTCTCGCCCCTGCCGTGCCCTCGGGCACGGCCTCTCCCCCGGACCTGACGGCACGACAGGCGGACGCGGGCCCCGCGCAGCGGGTCGTCCCGCTGCGGCATCCGGGCCGCTGGATCGTCAGCGCGGTGGCGCTGGTGGTCGTCGCCCAGATCGTCCACGGCCTGGCGACCAACCCCTTCTACCAGTGGGACCGCTTCCGGTACTGGTTCGCCCGGCCGGTCATCACCGACGGGCTCGCCGTCACCCTGGAGGTCACCGCGTACAGCGCGGTCCTCGGCCTGGTCGGCGGCGTCGTGCTGGCGTTGGCCCGGCTCTCCCGCAGCCCGGTGCTGCGGGCGGTCAGCTGGGTCTACGTCTGGCTGTTCCGCTCGGTGCCGCTGATCGTGGTGCTGCTCTTCCTCTACAACTTCAGCGCGTTGTACCGGACGCTCAGCCTCGGGGTGCCGTTCGGGCCGGCCTTCTTCCGCTTCGACGAGTCGCGGCTGGCCACCGACCTGGTGATCGCGGTCGTCGGGCTGAGCCTCAACGAGGCCGCGTACGCCGCGGAGGTGGTGCGGGCCGGCATCCTCTCCGTCGACCAGGGGCAGCACGAGGCGGCCGCCGCGCTCGGTCTGCCGAGGCGGTACCAGTTCGCCCGGATCGTCTTCCCGCAGGCGCTGCGCGCCATCGTCCCCTCGTACGTCAACCAGCTGATCGGCCTGGTCAAGGCCACCTCGCTGGTCTTCTACGTCTCACTGCTGGACCTGTTCGGCTCGGTGCAGAGCATGGGCGCCACCTACCCGGGCGACATCGTGCCGCTGCTGCTGGTCGCCACCGCCTGGTACGTGGTCCTCACCAGCGTCGTCTCGGTGGTCCAGTTCTACGTCGAGCGCCACTACTCGCGCGGCGCGCTGCGCGCGCTGCCGCCGACCCCCTGGCAGCGTCTGCGCGCCGCCCTGCCCGCCCTGATCGCCCGCGCCCGCAGGGAGACCGCGTCATGA
- a CDS encoding amino acid ABC transporter ATP-binding protein, with product MTVLNTEVPPAAEDPAPVGVEVHGVHKWYGAQHVLDGVDLTLAPGEVTVVIGPSGSGKSTLLRVINHLEQPQRGHVSLGGEPIGVRRHRGRLKELSERRILAQRSRIGFVFQNFNLFPHLTVLDNVAAAPVATGRLRRPEAQRLALDLLERVGLAEKASAYPRQLSGGQQQRVAIARALALRPGVILFDEPTSALDPELVGEVLAVIKDLAAGGTTLVVVTHEIGFAREVADRVVFMDGGRILEQGPPGEVLDRPRHPRTREFLSRVL from the coding sequence ATGACCGTGCTGAACACCGAGGTGCCACCCGCCGCGGAGGACCCGGCGCCCGTCGGGGTCGAGGTGCACGGGGTGCACAAGTGGTACGGCGCGCAGCACGTCCTCGACGGCGTCGACCTGACGCTCGCTCCGGGCGAGGTGACGGTCGTCATCGGGCCGTCCGGCTCGGGCAAGTCGACGCTGCTGCGGGTGATCAACCACTTGGAGCAGCCGCAGCGCGGCCACGTCAGCCTGGGCGGCGAGCCGATCGGCGTGCGCCGGCACCGGGGGCGGCTGAAGGAGCTGAGCGAGCGTCGGATCCTGGCGCAGCGCAGCCGGATCGGCTTCGTCTTCCAGAACTTCAACCTCTTCCCGCACCTGACGGTGCTGGACAACGTGGCCGCCGCGCCCGTCGCCACCGGCCGGCTGCGCAGGCCCGAGGCGCAGCGGCTGGCGCTGGACCTGCTGGAGCGGGTGGGGCTGGCGGAGAAGGCGTCCGCCTATCCGCGGCAGCTGTCCGGCGGGCAGCAGCAGCGGGTGGCGATCGCCCGGGCGCTGGCGCTGCGTCCGGGCGTGATCCTCTTCGACGAGCCGACCTCGGCGCTCGACCCGGAGCTGGTGGGCGAGGTCCTCGCCGTCATCAAGGACCTGGCCGCGGGCGGTACGACGCTGGTCGTCGTCACCCACGAGATCGGCTTCGCCCGCGAGGTCGCGGACCGCGTCGTCTTCATGGACGGCGGCCGGATCCTCGAACAGGGGCCTCCGGGCGAGGTGTTGGACCGTCCGCGGCATCCGCGCACCCGCGAGTTCCTGAGCAGGGTGCTGTGA
- a CDS encoding ABC transporter substrate-binding protein: protein MTDLRSSRLLRILIASTAAAALTAGLAACGSDAPSSASADKAAAGTVTVADLSNGAGTRTEIKVAEVAALHAELPASVAKSGQLVIGVGALPAGSAPLAFVGSDQKTLTGAEPDLGRLVAAVLGLKPVVQNSTWENLFVGIDSGRTDVGFSNITDTEERKKKYEFASYREDNLAFEVLKSSTWNFNDDYTTLADKTVAVGAGTNQEKILLEWQAQLKAAGKQLTVKYFPDNNATHLALLGGKIDAYFGPNPSIAYQITQDAKTPNPTRSAGTYSGAGASLQGLIAATAKKDSGLAKPVADAINHLIQNGQYAQWLAAWNLSDEAVTAAQVNPPGLPLTNS, encoded by the coding sequence ATGACCGATCTCCGCAGCAGCAGACTCCTCCGCATCCTGATCGCGAGCACCGCCGCGGCCGCGCTCACGGCGGGCCTCGCCGCGTGCGGGAGCGACGCCCCGTCCTCCGCGTCCGCGGACAAGGCGGCGGCGGGCACCGTGACCGTCGCGGACCTGTCCAACGGCGCGGGGACCCGGACCGAGATCAAGGTGGCCGAGGTCGCCGCCCTGCACGCCGAGCTGCCCGCCTCGGTCGCCAAGAGCGGGCAGCTGGTGATCGGCGTGGGTGCGCTGCCCGCCGGGTCCGCGCCGCTGGCGTTCGTCGGCAGCGACCAGAAGACCCTCACCGGGGCCGAGCCCGATCTCGGCCGACTGGTCGCGGCCGTCCTCGGACTGAAGCCGGTGGTGCAGAACTCCACCTGGGAGAACCTCTTCGTCGGCATCGACAGCGGCCGGACCGACGTCGGCTTCTCCAACATCACCGACACCGAGGAGCGCAAGAAGAAGTACGAGTTCGCCTCCTACCGCGAGGACAACCTGGCCTTCGAGGTGCTGAAGAGCAGCACCTGGAACTTCAACGACGACTACACCACCCTGGCCGACAAGACCGTGGCGGTCGGCGCCGGCACCAATCAGGAGAAGATCCTGCTGGAGTGGCAGGCGCAGCTGAAGGCGGCGGGCAAGCAGCTCACCGTCAAGTACTTCCCCGACAACAACGCCACCCACCTGGCGCTGCTCGGCGGCAAGATCGACGCCTACTTCGGCCCCAACCCGTCCATCGCCTACCAGATCACGCAGGACGCCAAGACCCCGAACCCGACCCGCAGCGCGGGCACCTACTCGGGGGCCGGCGCCTCGCTGCAGGGGCTGATCGCGGCGACCGCGAAGAAGGACAGCGGTCTGGCGAAGCCGGTCGCCGACGCCATCAACCACCTGATCCAGAACGGGCAGTACGCGCAGTGGCTGGCGGCCTGGAACCTGTCCGACGAGGCGGTCACCGCCGCGCAGGTCAACCCGCCGGGCCTGCCGCTGACCAACTCCTGA
- a CDS encoding GNAT family N-acetyltransferase, producing the protein MPAVVTISPHPPHPLDNPAWAALTGPHARFAERVGRAARYPLDVSPFTAFSDQADPRAWDDLAALVGPGSLTPVAGADVAPPVGWEVVEAGRGAQFVDTALRAEPAPEAVRLGPDDVPEMLDLVARTRPGPFLPRTVELGTYLGIRHGGRLVAMAGERLHPPGWTEISAVCTDPEHRGRGLATRLVRAVAAGIRERGETPFLHTAADNANAIRLYESIGFTLRRRTAFLLVRAPGPA; encoded by the coding sequence ATCCCCGCCGTGGTGACCATCAGCCCCCATCCGCCGCATCCGCTGGACAACCCGGCCTGGGCGGCGCTGACCGGCCCGCACGCCCGGTTCGCCGAGCGGGTCGGCCGGGCGGCCCGCTACCCGCTCGACGTGTCGCCGTTCACCGCGTTCAGCGACCAGGCCGATCCGCGGGCCTGGGACGACCTGGCGGCCCTGGTCGGCCCCGGGAGCCTGACGCCCGTCGCCGGGGCGGACGTCGCGCCGCCCGTGGGGTGGGAGGTGGTGGAGGCCGGGCGGGGCGCGCAGTTCGTCGACACGGCGCTGCGGGCGGAGCCGGCGCCGGAGGCGGTCCGCCTCGGGCCGGACGACGTGCCGGAGATGCTGGACCTGGTCGCCCGCACCCGGCCCGGCCCGTTCCTGCCGCGCACCGTCGAGCTCGGCACCTACCTGGGCATCCGGCACGGCGGGCGGCTGGTCGCGATGGCGGGCGAGCGGCTGCACCCGCCCGGCTGGACCGAGATCAGCGCGGTCTGCACCGACCCGGAGCACCGCGGCCGGGGCCTGGCGACCCGGCTGGTGCGGGCCGTCGCGGCCGGGATCCGGGAGCGCGGGGAGACGCCGTTCCTGCACACGGCCGCGGACAACGCGAACGCCATCCGCCTCTACGAGTCGATCGGTTTCACCCTGCGGCGGCGCACCGCTTTCCTGCTGGTGCGGGCGCCCGGCCCGGCGTGA
- a CDS encoding ROK family transcriptional regulator translates to MLPALVARPGTQPVADRPDHAAAVLRAVLDRGPLARTAIAGETGLSAAAVSRHTADLLSMGLVWQPPESAQPPRPGRPRIPLDIDTSHHLAAGVHIAVPRLTFSLTDLRGRVVASEHLPRPERPGAVLAEVSARLPGFLRRHVSGRSVLGLGVVTGGWVDPDAGVVVENAALGWRDVPVRDALRRAVRLPVHVEGHARALARAEMLFGRIGEGVLVHLFVGNAVDAAIATGGVLLQGRRHGAGGIAHLPVPGSGHPCPCGRTGCLQVTVADRGLAETAAAEGVVPRADVQLLVRAAREGDARAVELFRARLRTVARAVRPMLDVISPDAVVLTEAATLRLPQLLPELSRGLGAADGLVRAGSFGADTLAVAAAVPVLAAVYQDPLGLRTVGSSR, encoded by the coding sequence ATGCTGCCAGCGCTCGTCGCCAGGCCCGGCACCCAGCCCGTCGCCGACCGCCCCGACCACGCCGCCGCCGTGCTGCGGGCCGTGCTGGACCGGGGGCCGCTCGCCCGTACCGCCATCGCCGGGGAGACGGGGCTGAGCGCGGCCGCCGTGTCCCGGCACACGGCCGACCTGCTCTCCATGGGGCTGGTCTGGCAGCCGCCGGAGTCCGCGCAGCCGCCGCGTCCGGGCCGCCCCCGCATCCCGCTGGACATCGACACCTCGCACCACCTCGCGGCGGGCGTGCACATCGCGGTGCCGCGGCTGACCTTCTCGCTCACCGACCTGCGCGGGCGGGTCGTCGCGTCCGAGCACCTGCCGAGGCCGGAGCGCCCGGGCGCGGTGCTCGCGGAGGTCTCCGCCCGGCTCCCGGGTTTCCTGCGCCGGCACGTCTCGGGGCGCTCGGTGCTCGGGCTGGGCGTGGTCACCGGCGGGTGGGTGGACCCGGACGCCGGGGTGGTGGTGGAGAACGCCGCGCTCGGCTGGCGCGACGTACCGGTGCGGGACGCGCTGCGGCGGGCGGTCCGGCTGCCGGTGCACGTCGAGGGGCACGCCCGGGCGCTCGCCCGGGCGGAGATGCTGTTCGGGCGGATCGGCGAGGGCGTGCTGGTGCACCTGTTCGTGGGCAACGCCGTGGACGCGGCGATCGCCACCGGCGGGGTCCTGCTGCAGGGCCGCCGGCACGGCGCCGGGGGCATCGCGCACCTGCCCGTTCCCGGGTCGGGGCACCCGTGCCCGTGCGGCCGGACGGGCTGCCTGCAGGTGACCGTCGCGGACCGCGGCCTGGCGGAGACCGCCGCGGCGGAGGGCGTCGTGCCGCGGGCGGACGTGCAGCTGCTCGTCCGGGCCGCGCGCGAGGGCGACGCGCGGGCCGTGGAGCTCTTCCGCGCCCGGCTGCGGACGGTCGCCCGGGCGGTGCGGCCGATGCTCGACGTGATCAGCCCGGACGCCGTGGTGCTGACCGAGGCCGCCACCCTTCGGCTCCCGCAGCTGCTGCCGGAGCTGAGCCGCGGGCTCGGCGCGGCCGACGGCCTGGTGCGGGCCGGTTCCTTCGGCGCGGACACCCTCGCGGTGGCCGCCGCCGTGCCCGTCCTCGCGGCCGTCTACCAGGACCCGCTCGGGCTGCGCACGGTCGGGAGCTCCCGGTGA
- a CDS encoding TauD/TfdA dioxygenase family protein: MTAPTVRPVAGHIGADIDGLDLSRPLSAEAVETVRQALHRHKVVFFRGQTLDHAAQIAFARQFGELTYAHPHDDAPPADHPEIFTVDPRRFEERYGKGFQEEYRKRQYSYVDGWHTDVTAAVNPPAGSILRAETVPDVGGDTQWTNLVAAYEGLSAPVRAFVDTLRAEHRYGGSRPVDGDSEYARRINDNLLVAVHPVVRVHPETGERALFVNPVFTSRIVDVTAVESRRILDLLYAEITRPEYTVRLRWEAGHVAFWDNRATAHLAPRDLEHLDVERRLHRVTLIGEVPVGPDGKESELLAGRPFTADHRVAVSS, translated from the coding sequence ATGACCGCACCCACCGTCCGCCCCGTCGCCGGCCACATCGGCGCCGACATCGACGGCCTCGACCTCTCCCGGCCGCTGTCCGCCGAGGCCGTCGAGACCGTCCGGCAGGCGCTCCACCGCCACAAGGTGGTCTTCTTCCGCGGCCAGACCCTCGACCACGCCGCCCAGATCGCCTTCGCCCGCCAGTTCGGCGAGCTCACCTACGCCCACCCGCACGACGACGCCCCGCCGGCGGACCACCCGGAGATCTTCACCGTCGACCCGCGCCGCTTCGAGGAGCGGTACGGCAAGGGCTTCCAGGAGGAGTACCGCAAGCGCCAGTACAGCTACGTCGACGGCTGGCACACCGACGTCACCGCCGCCGTGAACCCGCCCGCCGGATCGATCCTGCGGGCCGAGACCGTCCCGGACGTCGGCGGCGACACCCAGTGGACCAACCTCGTCGCCGCGTACGAGGGCCTGTCGGCGCCGGTCCGGGCCTTCGTGGACACCCTGCGCGCCGAGCACCGCTACGGCGGCAGCCGGCCGGTGGACGGCGACAGCGAGTACGCCCGCCGGATCAACGACAACCTGCTGGTGGCCGTCCACCCCGTGGTGCGGGTGCACCCGGAGACCGGCGAGCGCGCGCTGTTCGTCAACCCCGTCTTCACCAGCCGCATCGTCGACGTCACCGCGGTCGAGAGCCGCCGCATCCTCGACCTGCTCTACGCCGAGATCACCCGCCCCGAGTACACGGTGCGCCTGCGCTGGGAGGCCGGGCACGTCGCCTTCTGGGACAACCGGGCCACCGCCCACCTGGCCCCCCGCGACCTGGAGCACCTGGACGTCGAACGGCGCCTGCACCGGGTCACGCTGATCGGCGAGGTCCCGGTCGGCCCGGACGGGAAGGAGTCCGAGCTGCTCGCCGGACGCCCCTTCACCGCCGACCACCGCGTCGCGGTCTCCTCCTGA
- a CDS encoding ABC transporter substrate-binding protein: protein MFLRTLLGTGAALGLSACASAAAGGPALSTGAALPTEVPSGTGLRIASSLGAQQLQLQLSGLIGKIPFAVSSWPNIGAGPDVINAFRANSLDLANNAGIPPIQAHFQGYDARIVAINLTRKPSYLFATRPHSDIQSVAQFAGKKLAFSQGQAQGVVLLRALHQAGLKDKDVQLVPLTSNQFLTALAAGQVDVAPLGISQAPAYLNQYGADGAHTVTTDVVDLLNLLWAPAGVLADPARAAAIAAFVPIWAQGLVWVYENPAVWEQEYYVKSQKISAEQAHQVTQLSNKPLLPPSWDEAIAWEQQTVDLLAEGGFVKSFRAETLFDRRFEHLAAAAVPAEYRS from the coding sequence ATGTTCCTCCGGACCCTGCTCGGCACCGGCGCCGCACTCGGCCTCAGCGCCTGCGCCAGTGCCGCCGCCGGCGGCCCCGCGCTGTCGACCGGCGCCGCGCTGCCGACCGAGGTGCCGAGCGGCACCGGCCTGCGCATCGCCTCCTCCCTCGGTGCCCAGCAGCTCCAGCTCCAGCTCTCCGGCCTGATCGGGAAGATCCCCTTCGCGGTCTCCTCCTGGCCGAACATCGGAGCCGGCCCGGACGTCATCAACGCCTTCCGCGCCAACTCCCTGGACCTGGCCAACAACGCCGGCATCCCGCCCATCCAGGCCCACTTCCAGGGGTACGACGCGCGCATCGTCGCCATCAACCTCACCCGCAAGCCGTCCTACCTGTTCGCGACCAGGCCGCACAGCGACATCCAGTCGGTGGCGCAGTTCGCGGGCAAGAAGCTGGCGTTCTCCCAGGGCCAGGCGCAGGGCGTGGTGCTGCTGCGGGCGCTGCACCAGGCCGGCCTGAAGGACAAGGACGTCCAGCTCGTCCCGCTGACCAGCAACCAGTTCCTGACGGCGCTGGCGGCCGGCCAGGTGGACGTCGCCCCGCTCGGCATCTCGCAGGCCCCTGCCTACCTCAACCAGTACGGCGCCGACGGCGCGCACACCGTCACCACCGACGTCGTGGACCTGCTCAACCTGCTGTGGGCCCCGGCCGGCGTGCTGGCCGACCCCGCCCGGGCCGCGGCGATCGCCGCCTTCGTCCCGATCTGGGCCCAGGGGCTGGTGTGGGTCTACGAGAACCCGGCCGTCTGGGAGCAGGAGTACTACGTCAAGAGCCAGAAGATCAGCGCCGAGCAGGCCCACCAGGTCACCCAGCTGAGCAACAAGCCGCTGCTGCCGCCGAGCTGGGACGAGGCGATCGCCTGGGAGCAGCAGACGGTCGACCTGCTGGCCGAGGGCGGCTTCGTGAAGTCCTTCCGGGCCGAGACCCTGTTCGACCGCCGTTTCGAGCACCTCGCGGCGGCTGCCGTCCCCGCCGAGTACCGGAGTTGA
- a CDS encoding ABC transporter permease — protein sequence MADHTSTAVVTAPGRPVTPAVPPPVPAPASAARAAGAGRPRTRRLGPGPRRPWARLLGPLVLLAVWAGASAAGLLDPRILPAPWSVLDTGAQLWAEGTLRADLGTSLWRAARGFAIGLTAGVVLALTAGLSRIGEALIDGTVQVNRAVPTLGLIPLFILWLGIGETFKVVIIAIVVYIPVYLNLHAALAGIDSRYVELAEVLRLSRRRFVRQVVVPGALPGFFVGLRLAVTGSWLSLVVLEQINATNGLGYMMFQAQNYGQTQVIVLGLLIYGVFGFTSDSAVRLLERRVLAWRRSLGN from the coding sequence ATGGCCGACCACACATCGACCGCCGTGGTGACCGCCCCCGGGCGGCCCGTCACCCCGGCCGTGCCTCCACCGGTACCCGCACCCGCGTCCGCCGCGCGGGCGGCCGGCGCCGGCCGCCCCCGCACGCGGCGGCTAGGCCCCGGTCCGCGACGGCCCTGGGCCCGGCTGCTGGGCCCGCTGGTCCTGCTCGCCGTCTGGGCCGGGGCGAGCGCTGCCGGGCTGCTGGACCCGCGGATCCTGCCCGCCCCCTGGTCGGTGCTGGACACCGGGGCGCAGCTGTGGGCCGAGGGCACGCTCCGCGCCGATCTGGGCACCTCCCTGTGGCGCGCCGCGCGGGGCTTCGCGATCGGCCTGACGGCCGGCGTGGTGCTGGCGCTGACCGCCGGGCTGAGCCGGATCGGCGAGGCGCTGATCGACGGCACGGTGCAGGTCAACCGCGCGGTGCCGACGCTGGGTCTGATCCCGCTGTTCATCCTGTGGCTGGGCATCGGGGAGACGTTCAAGGTCGTCATCATCGCGATCGTCGTCTACATCCCGGTCTACCTGAACCTGCACGCCGCGCTGGCCGGGATCGACTCGCGCTACGTCGAGCTCGCCGAGGTGCTGCGGCTCAGCCGCCGGCGGTTCGTCCGCCAGGTGGTCGTCCCGGGGGCGCTGCCCGGCTTCTTCGTCGGGCTGCGCCTGGCCGTCACCGGCTCCTGGCTCTCACTGGTGGTCCTGGAGCAGATCAACGCCACCAACGGCCTCGGCTACATGATGTTCCAGGCGCAGAACTACGGCCAGACCCAGGTCATCGTCCTCGGACTGCTCATCTACGGGGTCTTCGGGTTCACCTCCGACTCCGCCGTCCGTCTCCTGGAGAGGAGGGTCCTGGCATGGCGCCGATCGCTGGGGAACTGA